In one Alphaproteobacteria bacterium genomic region, the following are encoded:
- a CDS encoding EAL domain-containing response regulator, translating to MTDAMTETQILVVDDDPKICDLISDIADEFGIGVETASNFEAFENTFTGDRFKAIVLDLIMPDKDGIEYLRLLSERQCRSRVALMSGYDKRVLQTARRFGESQDLFMDCVFEKPFDETVLKAFLESLGGESDELTPRDLESAIVSGDLFLEYQPKVVVKEDATSTSPVLRLTLGSSEWSVSSFEALVRWRHPKLGKVGADRFIPMAEETGLILPLTEEVNRLAVHQVRYWAEAGHKVKVALNWPAAALVDISAPDRFADRVSAAGLSTQQFIIEITETAAMTDPPKAMDVLSRIRLKGFDLSMDDFGKGYSSLIQLHRMPFSELKIDQSIISEFGKSEEAETILLTIIELSHKLGLKVCAEGVEERSAFEFLQSVGCDTAQGYFVSAPLRIDRIQLKSEA from the coding sequence ATGACTGATGCCATGACTGAAACTCAAATACTTGTGGTTGATGATGACCCAAAGATTTGCGATCTGATTTCGGACATTGCTGATGAATTTGGAATTGGCGTAGAAACAGCGTCGAACTTTGAAGCATTCGAGAATACCTTCACTGGAGACAGATTTAAGGCGATAGTTCTGGACCTGATAATGCCCGATAAGGACGGAATAGAATACTTACGGCTACTGTCTGAGCGCCAATGCCGCTCCAGGGTTGCCTTAATGAGCGGCTATGACAAACGCGTCCTGCAAACCGCACGTCGGTTTGGCGAGAGTCAGGACTTGTTCATGGACTGTGTTTTCGAAAAGCCGTTCGACGAAACCGTACTAAAGGCATTCCTTGAATCGCTCGGTGGCGAGTCCGATGAGTTGACCCCGAGAGACTTGGAGAGCGCGATCGTTTCGGGCGATCTGTTTCTGGAATACCAGCCGAAGGTGGTCGTCAAAGAAGACGCTACTTCGACGTCCCCTGTTCTACGCCTAACCCTCGGGTCATCTGAGTGGAGCGTCAGCTCTTTTGAGGCATTGGTTCGTTGGCGCCACCCCAAATTGGGAAAGGTAGGCGCTGACAGATTCATCCCGATGGCCGAAGAAACCGGCTTGATCCTTCCGTTGACCGAAGAGGTCAACAGGTTGGCGGTTCATCAGGTCAGGTATTGGGCCGAGGCAGGTCATAAGGTGAAAGTCGCTTTGAACTGGCCGGCTGCGGCTCTCGTAGACATTTCCGCGCCAGATCGATTTGCCGACCGGGTTTCGGCGGCCGGACTGAGCACGCAGCAATTCATTATTGAAATCACAGAAACTGCTGCAATGACAGATCCGCCAAAGGCGATGGATGTTCTAAGCCGCATACGGCTGAAAGGATTCGATCTGTCTATGGATGACTTCGGAAAAGGCTATTCCTCACTTATACAACTACACCGCATGCCTTTCTCAGAACTGAAGATTGATCAATCCATCATTTCAGAGTTCGGGAAGTCGGAAGAGGCGGAAACCATTCTCCTCACGATTATCGAACTGTCTCATAAACTGGGACTTAAGGTTTGCGCCGAAGGAGTAGAGGAGCGCAGCGCGTTTGAGTTCCTACAATCGGTCGGATGCGACACGGCTCAAGGCTATTTTGTCAGCGCGCCATTAAGGATCGATCGAATTCAGTTGAAAAGCGAAGCATGA